In a genomic window of Gloeocapsopsis dulcis:
- a CDS encoding AbrB family transcriptional regulator, with protein sequence MTETATAPLTGKALLQKVKELSDLPRRERAKRCGYYTVTKNKQTRVNLTDFYDALLAARGIPLSPEGPKDGRGREPTYRVSVHKNGQIVIGATYTEAMGLKPGDEFEIKLGYKHIHLIQLDSDKSANQDEDADEDE encoded by the coding sequence ATGACAGAAACTGCAACTGCACCATTAACGGGAAAAGCATTACTGCAAAAGGTAAAAGAATTATCTGACTTACCAAGACGGGAAAGAGCAAAGCGCTGTGGTTATTACACAGTAACTAAGAATAAACAGACTCGCGTTAATCTTACTGATTTTTATGATGCATTGTTAGCAGCGAGGGGAATTCCTCTCAGTCCAGAAGGACCAAAAGATGGACGCGGTCGCGAACCAACCTATCGTGTTAGTGTTCACAAAAATGGACAAATTGTCATAGGTGCAACCTATACCGAAGCCATGGGACTCAAACCAGGAGATGAATTTGAGATTAAATTAGGATACAAGCACATTCACTTGATTCAGCTAGATAGTGATAAAAGTGCTAACCAGGATGAAGACGCGGATGAAGATGAATAA
- a CDS encoding CPBP family intramembrane glutamic endopeptidase, producing MAATPVSLLQVISFFLTWAGCWLPIAILLAIARGWRIGTLETAQKLPLLVSLYLLAPIILWIASKITHKNFLDYGLVWNFAILRSLSVGLVIGVLSLAILFAIQTILGWVNWQKISAQQIISIVLPTLVLALWVSATEELIFRGFVLTQLQQDYTLAIAAVISSVIFAVLHLVWEQRETVPQLFGLWLMGMVLVLARLVDGGSLGLAWGLHSGWVWAIASIDTSQILTYTGKAPEWVTGKYGKPLAGMLGILLLLATGGMLLVVLSFEF from the coding sequence TTGGCAGCTACCCCAGTGTCATTACTACAAGTAATCAGCTTTTTTCTTACTTGGGCTGGGTGTTGGTTGCCAATAGCAATTTTGCTGGCGATCGCCCGTGGTTGGCGAATTGGGACTTTAGAAACAGCGCAGAAACTGCCCTTATTAGTATCACTGTATCTACTTGCTCCCATTATTCTTTGGATAGCCAGCAAAATAACTCATAAAAATTTTCTAGATTATGGTTTAGTCTGGAATTTTGCAATTCTCCGCTCTTTGAGTGTAGGTTTAGTAATCGGAGTGCTAAGCCTGGCTATTTTATTCGCGATTCAAACAATTTTGGGTTGGGTGAATTGGCAGAAAATATCTGCCCAGCAAATTATAAGTATCGTGCTACCTACTTTAGTTTTAGCGCTATGGGTGAGTGCGACAGAAGAGCTAATTTTTCGTGGCTTTGTCTTAACTCAACTACAGCAAGATTACACACTTGCGATCGCAGCAGTCATTTCTAGCGTGATTTTTGCAGTATTACATTTAGTGTGGGAACAACGCGAAACAGTACCGCAACTTTTCGGATTATGGCTGATGGGGATGGTTCTGGTGTTAGCACGACTCGTTGATGGTGGAAGTTTGGGTTTAGCTTGGGGATTACACAGTGGTTGGGTTTGGGCGATCGCATCAATCGACACGTCTCAGATACTGACTTACACTGGAAAAGCCCCCGAATGGGTGACGGGTAAATATGGCAAACCACTAGCTGGAATGCTAGGAATTCTCCTGTTACTCGCAACTGGGGGGATGTTATTAGTAGTTTTGAGTTTTGAGTTTTGA
- the cbiE gene encoding precorrin-6y C5,15-methyltransferase (decarboxylating) subunit CbiE: MSVVHVVGIGLDGREGLSEKIQQIIAQATLLIGSDRHLSYFPQHPAQKQVLGDFTAAIERIHQQVTGDVVVLVTGDPLFFGLGRLLLAEFPPEKLVFHPHLSSVQLAFNAIKVPWQDAKVISVHGRSLAELIPVLQQGVEKIAILTDNTNNPSAIARLLQSLDLPSEYQFWVCENLGSQQERVQSWSLEQIHLEAFAPLNVVILLRQSHSKDVDLAALPQFGLPDGVFLSFSDRPGLMTKREVRVLILGELALQPGQIVWDIGAGTGSVAIEIARLFPTSRIYAVEKTTAGTTLIQQNCDRLQVKNIVTVHGSAPEALTQLPTPDRVFIGGSGGNLVSILEALRLSRRGIIVLALATVEHLTTALDWLKQQQWNYQMLQVQLSRSVPIADLTRFTPLNPVTILSAIAEVRVKS, translated from the coding sequence ATGAGCGTGGTTCATGTTGTAGGAATTGGTTTAGATGGGCGAGAGGGATTGAGTGAGAAAATACAGCAGATTATTGCACAGGCGACATTGTTGATTGGAAGCGATCGCCATTTAAGTTATTTTCCTCAACATCCTGCCCAAAAACAGGTACTCGGTGATTTCACCGCAGCAATTGAACGCATTCACCAGCAAGTGACAGGTGATGTTGTTGTGTTAGTCACAGGCGATCCACTATTTTTTGGATTGGGGCGATTACTACTAGCAGAATTTCCGCCAGAAAAACTCGTCTTTCACCCACATTTAAGTTCAGTACAGCTAGCATTTAATGCTATTAAGGTTCCTTGGCAAGATGCTAAAGTTATTAGCGTCCACGGACGCTCGTTAGCAGAATTAATTCCGGTATTGCAGCAAGGTGTTGAGAAGATCGCTATCTTAACAGATAACACCAATAATCCTAGTGCGATCGCTCGTTTACTACAATCATTAGATTTACCGAGTGAGTATCAGTTTTGGGTTTGTGAAAATTTAGGTAGCCAGCAAGAACGAGTTCAATCTTGGTCACTTGAACAAATTCATTTAGAAGCCTTTGCCCCTCTTAATGTTGTTATTTTACTACGTCAAAGTCATTCAAAGGACGTAGATTTAGCAGCTTTGCCACAGTTCGGTTTACCGGATGGTGTATTTTTAAGTTTTAGCGATCGCCCAGGATTGATGACAAAGCGGGAAGTTCGCGTATTAATTTTAGGAGAATTAGCGCTACAACCTGGACAAATTGTGTGGGATATTGGTGCGGGTACAGGTTCAGTCGCAATTGAAATTGCCCGTTTATTTCCTACATCTCGCATCTATGCAGTCGAAAAAACAACAGCAGGAACAACTCTTATTCAACAAAACTGCGATCGCTTGCAAGTCAAAAATATTGTCACGGTTCATGGAAGTGCCCCCGAAGCTTTAACTCAACTTCCGACACCGGATCGCGTGTTTATTGGTGGTAGTGGCGGTAATTTAGTTTCTATTTTGGAAGCTTTGCGTCTTTCGCGTAGAGGTATTATTGTCTTGGCTTTAGCCACGGTAGAACATCTTACTACTGCCTTAGATTGGTTAAAACAGCAACAATGGAATTATCAAATGTTGCAGGTACAGCTATCACGTTCTGTACCAATTGCAGACTTAACGCGGTTCACACCCCTCAACCCTGTGACAATTTTGAGTGCTATAGCAGAGGTCAGGGTTAAAAGCTAA
- a CDS encoding cobalt-precorrin-8X methylmutase, giving the protein MGLVHPIMEQSFAVIDREIGTHNLSFAEYAIVRRVIHTTADFEFKHLLSFSPNAITAGMTALRCGVPIVTDVSMVKQGVVGLVTKTFNNPLISAVEQASGALPGKTRTETGLLQCWQKYPDAIYVIGNAPTALLALCDCITTNSILPALVIGAPVGFISVLESKAELAQTPVEQIRVESRKGGSPVAAAILNALIMLAVEN; this is encoded by the coding sequence ATGGGACTAGTCCATCCGATTATGGAGCAGAGTTTTGCGGTCATTGATCGCGAAATCGGCACACACAACTTGAGTTTCGCAGAATATGCGATTGTTCGGCGCGTGATTCACACTACTGCTGACTTTGAATTTAAACATCTCCTTTCTTTTAGTCCAAATGCAATTACAGCCGGAATGACAGCGCTGCGGTGCGGTGTTCCCATTGTGACTGATGTCAGCATGGTGAAACAGGGTGTTGTAGGGTTGGTAACAAAAACTTTTAATAATCCACTCATTAGTGCTGTAGAACAAGCTAGTGGTGCGTTACCTGGAAAAACTCGTACAGAAACGGGTTTATTGCAATGTTGGCAGAAATACCCTGATGCCATTTACGTTATCGGTAATGCTCCCACGGCTTTACTTGCCTTGTGCGATTGCATCACTACTAATTCTATTTTACCTGCATTGGTAATCGGTGCTCCTGTAGGCTTTATTTCTGTGTTGGAATCGAAAGCAGAATTAGCCCAAACACCAGTTGAGCAAATTCGCGTTGAAAGTCGTAAGGGCGGATCGCCTGTCGCTGCAGCAATTCTTAATGCCTTAATTATGTTAGCGGTAGAGAATTAG
- the holA gene encoding DNA polymerase III subunit delta: MPIYVYWGEDDFAMQKAIFRLRDRFVDSQWLSFNYTVLPASQPETLIQGLTQAMTPPFGAGSRFVWLVDTTVFQQCSSDLLAQLQRTLPVIPDNSVLLFSCRNKPDGRLKSTQLLQKFGELQEFSLIPPWKTEQLIHRVQQAAQELDMKLTAQSTQMLAEAVGNNTRQMYNELEKLRTFTSSDTQTIDAIAVAALVSNTTHNSLHLAAAIKDGNSAKALELVTQLINQNEPALRITATLIGQFRTWLWVKLMSEAKYDNAAIAQAAEVANPKRIYFLQQEVKGISVKQLVSTLPLLLELEVSLKQGFEEVLVLQTKIMELCQVLCSS; the protein is encoded by the coding sequence ATGCCAATTTACGTTTACTGGGGTGAAGATGATTTCGCGATGCAAAAAGCAATTTTCCGCCTCCGCGATCGCTTCGTTGATTCCCAATGGCTCAGTTTTAACTATACTGTACTTCCCGCTTCTCAACCAGAAACCCTGATTCAAGGACTAACCCAAGCCATGACGCCTCCTTTTGGTGCAGGAAGTCGTTTTGTATGGCTTGTCGATACAACAGTATTTCAGCAGTGTTCTTCAGACTTATTAGCACAATTACAACGGACACTACCTGTTATTCCTGATAATTCAGTTTTACTCTTTAGTTGCCGTAATAAACCCGATGGACGACTTAAGTCTACTCAGTTACTTCAAAAGTTTGGGGAACTTCAAGAATTTTCGCTCATTCCGCCGTGGAAAACCGAGCAACTCATTCATAGAGTACAACAAGCAGCTCAAGAGCTAGACATGAAACTCACCGCCCAGAGTACGCAGATGTTAGCAGAGGCTGTCGGCAACAATACACGACAAATGTACAATGAACTAGAGAAATTACGGACTTTTACAAGTTCTGACACACAAACGATAGACGCAATAGCTGTAGCTGCCTTAGTTAGTAATACTACTCATAACAGCTTGCATCTTGCAGCCGCAATTAAAGACGGAAATTCAGCTAAGGCACTGGAGTTAGTCACACAGCTAATTAATCAAAATGAACCTGCTTTGAGAATTACTGCAACTTTAATCGGGCAATTTCGTACCTGGTTATGGGTTAAGCTGATGAGTGAGGCAAAATATGATAATGCAGCAATAGCTCAAGCTGCGGAAGTTGCAAATCCTAAGCGCATTTACTTTCTCCAACAAGAAGTAAAGGGTATTTCTGTAAAACAACTTGTTTCTACATTGCCACTATTGCTGGAACTTGAAGTCAGCCTCAAACAAGGCTTTGAAGAAGTCTTAGTGTTACAAACAAAAATTATGGAACTTTGCCAAGTTCTTTGCTCAAGCTAG
- a CDS encoding DUF4168 domain-containing protein: MISYWDKVYRSNRLSQMLSRSLIVATISSVSVFSGLVPNLAGARLSEFSSVAYAQAVSNAEVTQYARSVLVMEPVRQTAFNEIKRIIASDNVPAIVCNQPRSFSSLPPNARNIAVDFCKRSRQIVESNGLPIDRFNAITVNLQNDANLERRVKNELLRLQNTSAN; the protein is encoded by the coding sequence ATGATATCTTATTGGGATAAAGTATATAGATCTAATCGCTTAAGCCAAATGCTATCGCGATCGCTAATTGTCGCCACGATAAGTAGTGTAAGTGTGTTTTCTGGATTGGTGCCTAATTTAGCTGGAGCGCGGCTATCTGAGTTTTCTTCTGTGGCTTATGCGCAAGCCGTTAGCAATGCAGAGGTGACACAATACGCTCGTTCTGTGCTAGTTATGGAACCAGTGCGTCAAACAGCATTTAATGAAATTAAAAGAATTATTGCTTCAGACAACGTTCCAGCGATTGTTTGTAACCAACCTCGCAGCTTTAGTTCTCTTCCTCCGAATGCAAGGAACATTGCAGTAGACTTCTGTAAACGTTCTAGACAAATAGTAGAAAGTAATGGATTACCTATTGATCGCTTCAATGCAATTACTGTAAATTTGCAAAACGATGCTAATCTAGAACGACGAGTTAAAAATGAGTTGCTTCGTCTACAAAATACTTCTGCTAATTAG
- a CDS encoding PhoX family protein: MSKLTRRQLLVFFGASAGTAVLAPVLGERLLGNGSTYAQTTAPLSFTPVRLPHPLPIYQKQVSYLPTGIGKGNILQPESDARLTNYTVFDDVIVPPEYERYVIVRWGDRVFPNPDEYFGYNCDYTSFVPIQGNLNDGYLVVNHEYVSYPFSQLAPETSEDVTDTAQFPITYPLIVGRNLPNEKNRELLGEFFYNIGLSVIRITRNNQGYYAVVRDSNNRRLHGLSGLRINSQRTDQYKDITSWGTLSYQKGDNNYIIGTGPAAKEVFNLSSDGLGNKIIGTGFNCSGGTTPWNTILSAEENFQASSAFFNGVTEAVKPDGTQLEYIEGTVGAEFGLVGEKYGWMVEVDPYNPNFRPRKHTALGRFRHENIAFRAEAGKKLIGYMGDDRRGGHTWKFVSKGTLVNPIDGNNRKDNSVLFEEGTLYVAKYNPPSDPNQAEGTGEWIPLVLNTTTNPISPSVLASVELAALGTASRDGLIKLPSRLSTGQEVDGGGFDVTITNEATALPPYKGKKLSDFYTSQGAVLVDAFLAANLVGGTPTARPEDLEVNPRNPQEVFIAYTDGAAGSDGYPDSRIFVVSKYSEAITAAQPSGALFKIIEDSADGTGRTFRWQRFIKGGEAGSEPGDGFANVDNLAFDNQGNIWGVTDMSTSAHNGFDTGAAGTPLDIEHTVVGAESPSVIDSNLNVETSNLIGVFGNNWLFFVPTSGQDAGELVPFAYGPPRCEMTGPTFIGNDTLIIAVQHPGENCPFTPQVTLSRDIEMLNLDGTLFNQKRTVPRGSNWPSNIEGKRQGPPRPSVIGIRRKDGKSTFV; encoded by the coding sequence ATGTCTAAGCTTACTCGCAGGCAGCTACTTGTGTTCTTTGGAGCTAGTGCTGGTACTGCTGTACTAGCGCCTGTCCTAGGAGAGAGATTACTGGGCAATGGGTCTACTTATGCTCAGACTACTGCACCTTTAAGTTTTACACCTGTACGTCTGCCGCATCCGTTACCGATATATCAAAAGCAAGTCAGTTATTTACCAACAGGAATTGGAAAAGGAAATATATTACAGCCAGAATCGGATGCTAGGTTAACCAATTACACCGTTTTTGATGATGTGATTGTACCGCCAGAATATGAGCGGTATGTTATTGTACGCTGGGGCGATCGCGTTTTCCCCAATCCAGACGAATACTTTGGCTACAACTGCGACTACACGTCCTTTGTTCCTATTCAGGGAAACCTCAATGATGGGTATCTTGTAGTTAACCATGAATATGTAAGCTATCCTTTCTCGCAACTTGCACCTGAGACTTCAGAGGATGTCACAGATACAGCGCAATTTCCTATAACTTATCCTTTGATAGTAGGACGCAACCTACCTAATGAAAAAAACCGTGAATTACTCGGGGAGTTTTTCTACAATATAGGACTTTCTGTTATTCGCATTACACGGAATAATCAAGGATACTATGCTGTTGTTCGCGATTCAAACAACCGACGCCTTCATGGTCTTTCTGGCTTAAGAATCAACAGCCAACGTACAGATCAGTACAAAGACATCACTTCTTGGGGAACTCTCAGCTACCAAAAAGGAGATAATAACTACATAATCGGTACTGGCCCTGCTGCTAAAGAAGTTTTTAATTTGAGTTCCGATGGATTGGGTAACAAGATTATTGGCACTGGCTTTAACTGTTCTGGTGGCACAACTCCTTGGAATACAATTCTATCTGCTGAGGAAAACTTTCAAGCAAGTTCTGCATTCTTCAATGGGGTGACAGAAGCAGTAAAACCTGACGGAACACAACTAGAGTACATTGAAGGCACAGTAGGAGCTGAATTTGGCTTAGTTGGCGAAAAATACGGTTGGATGGTAGAAGTTGACCCTTACAATCCTAATTTCCGTCCGCGCAAACACACTGCACTCGGTCGTTTTCGTCATGAAAACATTGCCTTCCGCGCAGAAGCTGGCAAAAAGCTAATTGGCTACATGGGTGACGATCGCCGTGGGGGTCATACCTGGAAGTTTGTTAGCAAAGGCACACTTGTTAATCCGATTGACGGTAATAACCGAAAAGATAACAGCGTTTTATTTGAAGAAGGAACCTTATACGTTGCTAAATACAATCCTCCTTCTGATCCTAACCAAGCTGAGGGAACAGGTGAATGGATTCCATTAGTCTTAAACACGACTACTAATCCTATTTCACCCTCAGTTTTAGCCTCTGTTGAACTTGCAGCTTTGGGTACAGCTTCTAGAGATGGTCTAATCAAGTTACCCAGTCGCCTGAGCACAGGTCAAGAAGTAGACGGTGGTGGATTTGATGTAACTATTACTAACGAAGCTACTGCGCTTCCACCTTACAAAGGTAAAAAGCTATCCGATTTCTACACCAGTCAAGGTGCAGTACTTGTTGATGCTTTCCTTGCGGCTAACTTGGTAGGCGGAACCCCTACAGCACGTCCCGAAGACTTGGAAGTTAATCCCCGCAATCCACAAGAAGTCTTCATTGCCTACACTGATGGCGCAGCAGGAAGTGATGGCTATCCCGATTCGCGGATTTTTGTAGTTTCTAAGTATAGTGAAGCTATAACTGCTGCACAGCCTTCTGGAGCGCTTTTTAAGATTATTGAAGATAGTGCAGACGGCACTGGTAGAACCTTCCGCTGGCAGCGATTTATTAAAGGTGGAGAGGCAGGATCAGAACCTGGTGATGGCTTTGCCAATGTAGATAACTTGGCGTTTGACAACCAAGGAAATATCTGGGGCGTAACTGATATGTCCACGTCAGCACACAATGGTTTTGATACTGGTGCTGCAGGTACACCATTGGATATAGAACACACAGTTGTAGGTGCTGAATCGCCTAGTGTCATCGATTCCAACCTAAATGTGGAAACTTCAAATCTTATTGGTGTATTCGGTAACAATTGGTTGTTCTTCGTTCCTACGAGTGGTCAAGATGCAGGAGAACTTGTACCTTTTGCTTACGGTCCACCGCGCTGCGAGATGACAGGACCAACATTTATTGGCAATGATACTTTGATTATTGCTGTACAGCACCCTGGTGAAAATTGCCCCTTCACTCCGCAAGTTACTTTGAGCCGAGATATTGAAATGCTCAACTTAGACGGTACGCTCTTTAATCAGAAGCGTACCGTTCCTCGTGGGAGTAACTGGCCAAGTAATATTGAAGGTAAACGTCAGGGACCACCGCGTCCATCTGTTATTGGCATTCGCCGTAAGGATGGTAAGAGTACGTTTGTCTAA
- a CDS encoding ABC transporter ATP-binding protein, with protein MTSSAPLSQPVTHRRRENDWRLFLRLVPYGRRHGRLLILSMFLLVPVAIAGAVQPLIIGQAISLIRQEPNVYEFLRNRPLSEGLVLLEVLLLITVIVRLIFTGVQGYLVQKIGQQITADIRNDLFEHVTSLAVRFFDRTPVGKLITRLISDVEALGDVFTTGAIGIISDVFSMLVILVTMFTLQWQLALMLTLMLFPVTGLIIYFQQQYRKANYKAREELSALNSTLQENITGVNVVQLFRREKFNAQLFRTTNKQYVREVDKTIFHDSAVSATLEWVALVAIAAVLWLGGFFVLREQLTFGILSAFILFAQRLFDPLRQFAEKFTAIQAGFTAVERVNDILDEPIEIRDPEHIKSHHSVHNNQNNIPRSLAGEIRFEHVWFAYKDDDYVIKDLNFVIHPGEKIALVGPTGAGKSSIIRLLCRLYEPSRGRILVDGIDVRELPQAELRSRMAVILQEGFLFAGDVKSNITLGDSYSFEEITTAAQKTNIDQFIEQLPQSYDTQLRERGTNLSSGQKQLLAFARAAIRDPHILVLDEATASLDVGTEALIQDALDQLLVDRTAIIIAHRLSTIRNVDRIFVLKRGQLVESGSHDELLQQDGLYASLHKLQMLGTE; from the coding sequence ATGACTAGTTCAGCGCCACTTTCGCAGCCAGTGACACATCGTCGCCGCGAAAATGACTGGCGATTATTTTTACGGTTAGTGCCTTATGGACGTCGTCACGGACGGCTGTTAATACTGTCTATGTTCCTACTTGTTCCGGTGGCGATCGCTGGCGCAGTGCAACCCTTGATTATTGGACAAGCAATTTCTCTCATTCGTCAGGAACCGAATGTTTATGAGTTTTTGCGTAATCGTCCTTTATCTGAAGGATTAGTACTACTAGAAGTTTTGTTACTAATCACAGTCATTGTCCGGCTGATCTTCACTGGCGTTCAAGGATACTTGGTGCAAAAAATTGGACAACAAATTACTGCTGATATCCGCAACGACTTATTTGAACACGTTACTTCGCTAGCAGTGCGGTTTTTTGACCGTACCCCAGTAGGTAAGCTGATTACTCGCCTAATAAGCGATGTCGAAGCCCTAGGTGATGTCTTTACTACTGGCGCGATTGGAATTATTAGCGATGTTTTCTCAATGCTGGTGATCTTGGTGACAATGTTCACTTTGCAGTGGCAACTTGCTTTGATGCTGACGTTGATGCTGTTTCCAGTAACGGGACTAATCATTTATTTCCAACAGCAGTATCGCAAAGCAAATTACAAAGCGCGTGAGGAACTTTCTGCACTAAACTCCACGTTACAAGAAAATATTACTGGTGTTAATGTGGTGCAGCTATTTCGGCGCGAGAAATTCAATGCCCAACTGTTTCGCACAACCAACAAACAATATGTTCGTGAAGTCGATAAAACAATCTTTCACGACTCAGCCGTGTCTGCAACACTAGAATGGGTTGCATTGGTTGCGATCGCCGCTGTCCTTTGGCTAGGTGGCTTTTTTGTCCTACGAGAACAGTTGACTTTTGGTATATTATCTGCATTCATTCTCTTTGCACAACGTCTATTTGATCCCTTACGACAATTTGCGGAGAAATTTACGGCGATTCAGGCAGGTTTCACTGCTGTAGAACGTGTCAATGACATTCTTGATGAACCGATTGAAATTCGCGACCCAGAACACATTAAAAGTCACCACTCAGTACACAATAATCAAAATAACATCCCTCGCTCCTTAGCAGGAGAAATTCGATTTGAACATGTCTGGTTTGCTTACAAAGATGATGATTACGTTATCAAAGATTTAAACTTCGTCATTCATCCTGGAGAGAAAATTGCTTTAGTTGGTCCTACGGGTGCAGGTAAAAGTTCGATTATTCGATTGTTGTGCCGCTTGTATGAACCAAGTCGCGGGCGTATTTTGGTAGACGGTATTGATGTTCGCGAATTACCTCAAGCAGAATTAAGAAGTCGCATGGCAGTGATTCTGCAAGAAGGCTTTTTGTTCGCGGGGGATGTCAAAAGTAATATTACATTAGGTGATTCCTACTCCTTTGAAGAAATTACCACAGCTGCACAGAAAACGAATATCGATCAATTTATTGAACAGTTGCCCCAAAGCTACGATACCCAACTCAGAGAACGCGGCACAAATCTTTCAAGTGGTCAAAAACAACTTCTCGCATTTGCTCGCGCTGCAATTCGCGATCCGCATATTCTTGTACTCGATGAAGCAACTGCAAGTTTAGACGTTGGCACAGAAGCTTTAATTCAAGATGCCTTAGATCAGTTACTTGTAGACCGCACAGCAATTATTATTGCTCACCGTCTCTCAACCATCCGCAATGTAGACCGCATTTTTGTCCTCAAGCGCGGTCAGCTTGTCGAATCAGGGAGTCATGACGAACTCTTGCAGCAAGACGGACTATATGCTAGCTTGCACAAACTGCAGATGCTAGGAACTGAATAA
- a CDS encoding alkaline phosphatase PhoX, translating to MSFSRRRFLTLAGATTAGTVLASPLQMLYARVANGQTILAEGYGPLISDPNGLLDLPRGFQYRAFSRVGDRMSDGRLVPDRHDGMAAFPGPQNTTILVRNHEHSPGDPTGVEAPDNLKYDPTNKGGTTTLIVGANRKLIRDYASLAGTYRNCAGGVTPWNSWISCEENTSTPATNRPGNANNVTKRHGYNFEVPSLADGLVNPEPLIAMGRFNHEAVAIDPRTGIVYETEDRGDGLFYRFIPRQPGNLTSGVLEALRIQGRPQAITKVGFPVGQKFAVDWVRIEDPDPATDSVRVEGFTKGAAQFSRGEGAWFGNNEVYFTCTNGGVAGFGQVWRYIPGTTSQDGGTIELFVESPSQEVLDFPDNIVVAPFNDLFLCEDGQGEQFVRGVTSQGELYSFARNALNTSEFAGACFSPNGQTMFLNIYRPGITFAIWGPWNSRKS from the coding sequence TTGTCTTTTTCACGCCGCCGTTTCTTAACCTTAGCAGGAGCCACTACTGCTGGAACTGTTCTTGCATCTCCTTTACAGATGCTTTACGCCCGTGTTGCTAATGGTCAGACTATTCTTGCTGAAGGATATGGTCCCTTAATTTCAGACCCCAATGGTCTACTCGATCTTCCTCGTGGGTTTCAATACCGTGCTTTCTCGCGAGTTGGAGACAGAATGAGCGATGGCAGACTCGTGCCGGATCGGCATGATGGGATGGCTGCCTTCCCTGGACCTCAAAACACTACAATTCTAGTACGGAATCACGAGCATAGTCCTGGTGACCCTACTGGTGTTGAAGCTCCTGATAACCTCAAATATGATCCCACTAACAAAGGGGGAACTACAACCCTGATTGTCGGAGCAAATCGCAAGTTAATTCGAGATTATGCTTCTTTAGCTGGGACATATCGCAACTGTGCGGGTGGAGTAACTCCTTGGAATTCTTGGATTAGCTGTGAAGAAAATACCTCAACTCCAGCAACGAATCGCCCAGGAAATGCCAACAATGTGACGAAACGTCACGGCTATAACTTTGAGGTTCCCTCTCTAGCAGACGGACTGGTTAATCCAGAACCCCTAATTGCTATGGGTCGCTTTAACCACGAAGCCGTTGCCATCGACCCTCGAACCGGAATTGTTTATGAAACCGAAGATAGAGGAGATGGTTTGTTCTACCGCTTTATTCCTAGGCAGCCTGGTAACTTGACAAGCGGAGTCCTTGAAGCCCTACGAATTCAAGGGCGACCTCAAGCAATTACTAAAGTAGGATTTCCTGTAGGTCAAAAGTTTGCAGTTGATTGGGTTCGGATTGAAGACCCCGATCCTGCTACTGATAGCGTTAGAGTTGAGGGCTTTACTAAAGGAGCCGCTCAGTTCAGTCGAGGTGAAGGTGCTTGGTTCGGTAACAATGAAGTGTACTTTACCTGTACCAATGGTGGTGTTGCCGGATTTGGTCAGGTCTGGCGTTATATTCCTGGTACTACTAGTCAAGACGGAGGCACCATTGAACTGTTTGTCGAATCACCTAGCCAAGAAGTTTTAGATTTTCCAGATAATATTGTAGTTGCTCCTTTCAACGACCTGTTCCTTTGCGAAGATGGTCAAGGTGAGCAATTTGTGAGAGGGGTGACTTCCCAAGGGGAACTCTACTCATTTGCGCGGAATGCTTTGAACACATCTGAGTTTGCTGGAGCCTGTTTTTCACCGAATGGTCAAACAATGTTCCTTAACATTTATAGACCTGGAATTACCTTTGCCATTTGGGGTCCTTGGAATAGCCGCAAGAGTTAA